A single window of Nocardioides baekrokdamisoli DNA harbors:
- a CDS encoding polyprenyl synthetase family protein yields the protein MSSSTLAIAVADEALEARLRARLASVEIALAQDVRSRAPFVAEAASHLMAAGGKRFRPLLVLLAAECGPRTESADVEVAARAVELVHLASLYHDDVMDEALVRRSADSANARYDNRVAILTGDWLFARSSELTAQLGPEAVRIQAETFGRLVEGQILEGVTPTGDAVEHHLEVVAGKTGALLATSARYGAMFSGASAEIVAALTEYGELIGTAFQLSDDILDIASDESGKTPGTDLREGVPTLPTLLARANGETAVLDALAGDLTQDAPLAAAVAVLRESKSLQAAREYVIGEAERAKAVLSVVPDGSVRTALVAFADAVATRTR from the coding sequence GTGAGTTCGAGCACCTTGGCGATCGCTGTCGCGGACGAGGCTCTTGAGGCGCGCCTCCGGGCCCGGTTGGCCTCGGTCGAGATCGCGTTGGCGCAGGACGTACGCTCGCGGGCGCCGTTCGTCGCCGAGGCCGCATCGCACCTGATGGCCGCTGGCGGGAAACGCTTCCGCCCGCTGCTCGTGCTCCTCGCCGCCGAATGCGGCCCGCGCACCGAGTCAGCCGATGTCGAGGTCGCCGCGCGGGCGGTGGAGCTCGTCCATCTCGCCTCGCTCTATCACGACGACGTCATGGACGAGGCGCTCGTACGCCGCTCGGCCGACTCGGCCAACGCCCGCTACGACAACCGCGTCGCGATCCTCACCGGCGACTGGCTGTTCGCCCGGTCCTCCGAACTCACCGCGCAGCTCGGTCCCGAAGCAGTCAGGATCCAGGCCGAGACCTTCGGTCGACTGGTCGAGGGACAGATCCTTGAAGGCGTGACACCGACCGGTGACGCGGTCGAACACCACCTCGAGGTCGTCGCGGGCAAAACCGGCGCGCTGCTGGCCACGTCCGCGCGCTACGGCGCGATGTTCTCGGGGGCGTCCGCGGAGATCGTCGCCGCCCTGACCGAGTACGGCGAACTCATCGGCACCGCGTTCCAACTGTCCGACGACATCCTCGACATCGCTTCCGACGAGTCCGGCAAGACGCCCGGAACGGACCTGCGCGAAGGCGTACCGACGCTACCGACGCTGCTTGCCCGGGCGAACGGCGAGACGGCCGTACTCGATGCCCTCGCCGGGGATCTGACCCAGGACGCCCCGCTCGCGGCGGCCGTCGCCGTCCTGCGCGAGTCCAAGTCGCTGCAGGCTGCGCGCGAATACGTCATCGGCGAGGCCGAGCGCGCGAAGGCCGTCCTCTCGGTGGTGCCTGACGGCTCGGTCCGCACGGCGCTGGTGGCCTTCGCCGACGCCGTCGCCACCCGCACGCGCTGA
- the nuoN gene encoding NADH-quinone oxidoreductase subunit NuoN — protein MTIDAGHINYGVLWPTLTVFGAACVAVLGEAFLPRTARTRLQPLLALAALVTAFVGVAASHPSHTTELTLDGPGLVWQGLALLASILGVLLFTENRLDISPFVGQAAVLPGTREEAAATHRLIHTEAYALLLFAAGGMMLLPVANDVLLLFVAIEVLSLPLYVLTGLARKRRLLSQEASLKYFLLGAFASGFLVYGIALAYGASGSMQLADLGKAHGALAWTALALLAVGLLFKVGAVPFHTWTPDVYQGAPTPVAAWMSAATKVAAAGALTRLLWIGFGADPSAWRPVIAIIAALSMALGSAFAVAQTDVKRLLAYSAIAHTGFLLVGILGTTSGTMTASRAVMLYLVAYVPSSIGAFALVSLVRKSSGESTDLDSWAGIGRRHPWFGFAFAILLISMAGIPPTVGFLGKWGVFATALAAHQYAIVMIGLACSVVSVFFYARVLLTMFFALQPGRGLVHRPAWPTVAVIAVCVAATLAFGLIPAPMLSVLRHAGDLLV, from the coding sequence ATGACGATCGACGCTGGGCACATCAACTACGGAGTGCTGTGGCCGACGCTGACGGTCTTCGGTGCTGCCTGCGTGGCCGTCCTGGGTGAGGCGTTCCTCCCGCGTACGGCCCGCACCCGGTTGCAGCCGCTGCTCGCTCTCGCCGCGCTCGTCACGGCCTTTGTCGGAGTAGCCGCCAGCCACCCGAGCCACACCACCGAGCTCACGCTCGACGGCCCCGGGCTGGTCTGGCAGGGGCTCGCGCTGCTCGCCTCGATCCTCGGCGTACTCCTCTTCACCGAGAACCGCCTCGACATCAGCCCGTTCGTCGGGCAGGCCGCTGTCCTGCCCGGAACGCGCGAGGAGGCCGCCGCCACCCACCGCCTCATCCACACCGAGGCGTACGCGCTGCTGCTCTTCGCCGCCGGCGGGATGATGCTGCTCCCGGTCGCGAACGACGTGCTGCTGCTGTTCGTGGCGATCGAGGTGCTCAGCCTGCCGCTCTATGTGCTGACCGGTCTGGCCCGCAAGCGTCGCCTGCTGTCGCAGGAGGCCTCGCTCAAGTACTTCCTGCTCGGTGCCTTCGCCTCGGGCTTCCTCGTGTACGGCATCGCACTGGCGTACGGGGCGAGCGGCTCGATGCAGCTCGCGGACCTCGGCAAGGCTCATGGGGCGCTGGCGTGGACGGCGCTGGCTCTGCTCGCCGTCGGGCTGTTGTTCAAGGTCGGCGCGGTGCCGTTCCACACCTGGACCCCGGACGTCTATCAGGGAGCGCCGACGCCGGTCGCGGCCTGGATGAGCGCCGCCACCAAGGTCGCTGCAGCCGGTGCGTTGACTCGCCTGCTGTGGATCGGTTTTGGTGCCGACCCGTCAGCGTGGCGGCCGGTGATCGCGATCATTGCGGCTCTGTCGATGGCCCTCGGGTCGGCTTTCGCTGTTGCGCAGACCGATGTTAAGCGACTCCTCGCGTACTCAGCGATCGCACACACCGGATTCCTCCTCGTCGGCATCCTCGGCACCACCAGCGGCACGATGACTGCTTCGCGTGCGGTGATGCTCTACCTGGTGGCGTACGTGCCGTCCTCGATCGGCGCCTTCGCGCTGGTGTCGCTGGTGCGGAAGTCGAGCGGGGAATCCACCGACCTGGACTCGTGGGCGGGCATCGGCCGTCGGCACCCCTGGTTCGGCTTCGCGTTCGCGATCCTGCTGATCTCCATGGCCGGCATCCCGCCGACGGTCGGCTTCCTCGGCAAGTGGGGCGTCTTCGCGACCGCGCTCGCCGCGCACCAGTACGCGATCGTGATGATCGGTCTGGCCTGCAGCGTCGTCTCGGTCTTCTTCTATGCCCGGGTCCTGCTCACCATGTTCTTTGCGCTGCAGCCGGGCCGCGGCCTGGTGCACCGGCCGGCCTGGCCGACGGTCGCGGTGATCGCGGTGTGCGTCGCGGCAACGCTGGCTTTCGGGTTGATCCCCGCCCCGATGCTGTCGGTACTGCGTCATGCGGGAGACTTGTTGGTGTGA